The Blastopirellula retiformator genome includes a region encoding these proteins:
- a CDS encoding phage terminase small subunit P27 family yields the protein MKGRKPKPTVLKIREGNPGKRAINKAEPNAPDDVPSCPDFLDEVAXEXWHRIAXILXXMGLLSTADRAALAAYCTVYSRWVHAEEQVRKFGTIVKSPDKGFPMKSPYLTVADQAMETMRKFLVEFGLTPSSRSRIRVDRKTAADDEFDLFVGAG from the coding sequence ATGAAGGGACGTAAACCCAAACCGACGGTCCTGAAGATTCGCGAGGGAAACCCTGGCAAACGGGCTATCAACAAGGCGGAGCCAAACGCGCCAGATGACGTTCCTTCGTGCCCAGACTTCCTCGATGAAGTTGCNCANGAGGANTGGCATCGCATCGCNNNNATCCTNNCNGANATGGGATTACTCAGCACCGCCGACCGCGCCGCACTCGCCGCCTATTGCACCGTCTACAGTCGCTGGGTCCATGCCGAGGAGCAAGTGAGGAAGTTTGGCACGATCGTCAAATCGCCCGACAAAGGTTTTCCGATGAAATCGCCCTACCTCACAGTCGCGGACCAAGCGATGGAAACAATGCGAAAATTCCTAGTGGAGTTCGGGCTCACGCCGTCTAGCCGCAGCCGGATCCGCGTCGATCGTAAAACCGCCGCTGACGATGAATTCGATCTCTTTGTAGGAGCCGGATAG